The following are encoded in a window of Bacillus sp. SORGH_AS_0510 genomic DNA:
- a CDS encoding YheC/YheD family protein produces MITLGIMTLTIDSEHSYITEIASHAESCQMEVFRFIPSLINPHTLMVTGKKYDTKEKSWVESQLPIPTIIYDRCFYGDDAHSKQCLPIVSWLKSREDITFLGYGLPNKLEIFHYLRDTNLSSYLPVTQAVTQPSMVVETLTSIKRVILKPINGSQGYGIYYLKRNEKSYQVKTEKNKKIITRIFPNEAKLLQWLHSLIKMHEYLLQPYLELSNDELKPFDIRVLLQKDADGVWGERGRGVRLGSTGGILSNLSAGGTVSSFNEWLATLPKIKGEFIRQECNYILTHLPPILEGKFMPLFEIGVDIGVAKNGSLWILDINSKPGRKVLLQTKPDIQEILYRAPLLYGKHLSQLEHTERKNSYETTLSH; encoded by the coding sequence TTGATTACACTTGGTATTATGACATTAACCATAGATAGTGAGCATTCTTATATTACGGAAATTGCGAGTCATGCTGAGTCATGTCAGATGGAGGTATTCCGATTCATCCCCTCTCTCATTAACCCTCATACTCTTATGGTCACCGGTAAAAAGTATGACACCAAAGAAAAATCCTGGGTAGAATCTCAGCTCCCAATTCCGACGATTATTTACGATCGTTGTTTTTATGGAGACGATGCTCATTCCAAGCAATGTCTTCCCATTGTATCCTGGCTGAAGAGTAGAGAAGATATAACCTTTTTAGGATATGGGTTACCTAATAAGCTCGAAATATTTCATTATTTAAGAGATACCAACCTCTCATCCTATCTCCCTGTTACACAGGCAGTAACCCAGCCAAGTATGGTTGTAGAAACATTAACATCCATTAAAAGAGTTATATTAAAGCCAATTAATGGTTCACAAGGATACGGTATTTATTACTTAAAAAGAAATGAAAAGAGCTATCAAGTAAAAACAGAAAAGAACAAAAAAATAATCACTCGAATTTTCCCCAATGAAGCGAAGCTCCTTCAATGGTTGCATTCCCTAATTAAAATGCACGAATATCTTCTTCAACCCTATTTAGAGTTATCTAACGACGAATTAAAGCCATTTGATATACGTGTCTTACTTCAAAAAGACGCGGATGGTGTGTGGGGTGAGAGAGGTAGAGGAGTTCGTTTAGGTAGTACAGGAGGAATCTTGTCAAACTTAAGTGCAGGCGGGACCGTGTCTTCCTTTAATGAGTGGCTAGCAACTTTACCTAAAATCAAAGGAGAATTTATCCGCCAAGAATGTAATTACATTCTCACTCATCTGCCCCCCATCTTAGAAGGAAAATTTATGCCATTATTTGAAATCGGAGTGGATATTGGTGTAGCTAAAAATGGAAGCCTATGGATCCTAGATATTAATTCAAAGCCTGGAAGAAAGGTCCTCTTACAAACAAAGCCTGATATACAGGAGATCCTCTATCGAGCTCCTCTTCTTTACGGAAAACACCTTTCTCAGTTGGAACATACAGAAAGGAAGAACAGTTATGAGACAACGCTATCTCATTGA
- a CDS encoding YheC/YheD family protein has translation MRQRYLIEVVENEQMVVFCPPAIIRDKQLNCLSFGSKSVEVDFLPHPDKEDTIVMSRRIQKAIQLPSMKVTLHAFIDHQTLSIGPLVGIFTAGFTHDAEFPVGDRTTFFSKLLSVNKTVGALPFVFGEQHINWEQGTIEGYFYHQLSWKTVEVPFPNVIYDRLPNRRSENNPKLIKVKERLQKEYLIPWYNPGFFNKLEIYERLQQDTSVTRYLPETHPFTSFSIIETMLSKYGHIFIKPQNGSLGLGVHQVIYDKLSDDYYCRYQDKEGINRLRKFTSLEKLINTVFANQSLENMLVQQGIHLIRYDQRSVDFRIHTNKDDVGKWHITAIAAKIAGLGSVTTHTRSGGEIKTVEEIFPKDECDFYIGKLTNAALLLSNVLDQSVEGIIGEIGFDLGIDRNGEVWLFEANSKPGRSIFSHPALMEFDLLTRKLSIAFAVFLTEQSLLHPEELFK, from the coding sequence ATGAGACAACGCTATCTCATTGAAGTAGTTGAAAATGAACAAATGGTTGTTTTTTGTCCACCAGCTATTATCCGGGATAAACAATTAAACTGCCTCTCTTTTGGTTCGAAATCAGTGGAAGTGGACTTCCTTCCCCATCCAGATAAAGAAGATACCATTGTTATGAGCAGGAGAATACAAAAAGCCATTCAACTTCCATCAATGAAAGTAACTCTCCATGCATTTATAGATCATCAAACCCTCTCTATTGGACCGCTTGTGGGTATTTTTACTGCAGGTTTTACACATGATGCAGAATTTCCGGTAGGTGACAGAACCACCTTTTTTTCTAAACTTCTATCTGTTAATAAAACGGTAGGTGCCCTCCCATTCGTTTTTGGAGAACAGCATATTAATTGGGAGCAAGGAACGATTGAAGGATATTTTTATCATCAACTTTCATGGAAAACAGTAGAAGTGCCATTTCCAAACGTCATTTATGACCGTCTCCCCAATCGGAGAAGTGAAAATAACCCCAAGTTAATCAAGGTGAAAGAGAGACTACAGAAGGAATATCTTATTCCCTGGTATAATCCAGGATTCTTTAACAAACTTGAAATTTATGAACGACTTCAACAGGACACATCGGTTACCCGCTATCTGCCCGAAACCCATCCCTTTACATCATTCTCAATAATTGAAACCATGCTATCTAAATATGGCCACATTTTTATTAAACCCCAAAATGGTAGTCTAGGGTTAGGGGTTCATCAAGTCATCTATGATAAACTTTCTGACGATTATTATTGCCGCTATCAAGACAAAGAAGGAATCAACCGATTACGTAAATTTACCAGTTTAGAGAAATTAATAAACACTGTCTTTGCCAATCAATCACTGGAAAACATGCTTGTACAACAGGGCATTCACTTGATTCGATATGATCAACGTTCTGTAGATTTTCGCATCCATACCAATAAAGATGACGTTGGAAAATGGCATATTACTGCCATTGCAGCGAAAATTGCTGGCCTGGGAAGTGTAACAACGCATACTCGCAGTGGTGGTGAAATCAAAACGGTTGAAGAGATTTTCCCTAAGGATGAATGTGATTTTTATATAGGAAAGTTAACTAATGCTGCACTGCTGCTAAGTAATGTTCTTGATCAATCGGTGGAAGGAATAATAGGCGAAATTGGATTTGATTTAGGGATTGATCGTAATGGGGAAGTTTGGCTTTTTGAAGCAAATTCAAAGCCTGGCCGCTCCATTTTCAGTCATCCTGCATTAATGGAGTTTGATTTACTTACACGTAAGCTCTCAATTGCATTTGCAGTATTTCTAACCGAGCAATCCTTATTACATCCTGAGGAACTTTTCAAATGA
- a CDS encoding YheC/YheD family protein encodes MKNKNARPLIGIVTAKKSNGSLAGNGPLFIELQKRLISLNGISFVFTPEDVEEDSIIGYCYSPEKDRWIKDYFPYPDLVYNRIPFRKTEQDGQSQIFFSKLIEKKIPFFNPCFIDKYELYELMRIHDILMRFLPKTIRVHRKEDLSSFLMKYNRIYLKPSQSAKGKGIFRLERLDSEEIQVDGVNRCQHFCSYDDFWEEWKKDLLERNYLAQEEIRSAQFEGARYDFRILAHGNYDTYSLTGVGIRQSEKQVITTHIPSGGKLLPYKLLQTIEHDQFFELIIPHIGKALSSKFGYFGEFSIDACISENGEYYIYEVNSKPMSFDESDIEEKKIEELCRLFLQVSHQKS; translated from the coding sequence ATGAAAAACAAGAACGCTCGCCCATTAATTGGGATTGTAACTGCAAAAAAGTCAAATGGTTCGCTAGCCGGAAACGGTCCTCTTTTTATAGAATTGCAAAAAAGGCTTATTTCATTAAACGGAATAAGCTTTGTTTTTACTCCAGAGGATGTTGAAGAAGATTCAATCATAGGATATTGTTACTCTCCCGAAAAAGACCGCTGGATAAAAGACTATTTTCCATATCCAGATCTTGTTTACAACCGTATTCCCTTTCGAAAAACAGAACAAGATGGTCAAAGTCAAATTTTCTTTTCTAAATTAATCGAAAAAAAGATTCCTTTTTTTAATCCATGTTTTATTGATAAATATGAGCTATACGAATTGATGAGGATCCATGACATCCTGATGCGCTTCCTGCCAAAAACAATTCGAGTTCACCGCAAAGAGGACTTGTCTTCCTTTTTAATGAAGTACAATAGAATTTATTTAAAACCTTCACAATCAGCAAAGGGTAAAGGGATTTTCCGCTTAGAGCGGTTGGACTCTGAAGAAATTCAAGTTGATGGTGTGAATAGGTGCCAACACTTTTGTTCCTATGATGATTTTTGGGAGGAATGGAAAAAGGATCTGCTAGAAAGAAACTATTTGGCCCAAGAAGAAATTAGATCTGCACAATTTGAAGGTGCTCGATATGACTTTCGCATTTTAGCTCATGGTAACTATGATACCTATAGTCTTACAGGAGTAGGGATTAGGCAGTCAGAAAAACAAGTGATTACCACACATATACCATCCGGTGGGAAACTCCTGCCATACAAGCTTCTGCAAACAATTGAGCATGATCAATTTTTCGAATTGATTATTCCTCATATAGGAAAAGCATTATCAAGCAAGTTCGGCTATTTCGGTGAGTTTTCAATTGATGCATGTATTAGTGAAAATGGGGAGTATTATATTTACGAAGTTAACTCTAAACCAATGAGTTTTGATGAATCAGATATTGAAGAAAAAAAGATTGAAGAGCTTTGCCGATTATTCCTTCAGGTTTCCCATCAAAAAAGCTAG
- a CDS encoding YheE family protein, translating into MIMHFQFKPLFENKNIPGWTFSFYFKKKRYSGIYHQNGKIEWTTAVPEQEDIEALTSQVHELMLYHVYE; encoded by the coding sequence ATGATTATGCATTTTCAATTCAAACCATTATTTGAAAACAAGAATATCCCTGGTTGGACTTTTTCTTTCTACTTTAAAAAGAAAAGATACTCGGGAATTTATCATCAAAATGGAAAAATAGAATGGACAACAGCAGTCCCTGAACAAGAAGATATTGAAGCGTTAACTAGTCAGGTACATGAGTTGATGCTTTATCATGTGTACGAATAA
- a CDS encoding CdaR family transcriptional regulator, producing the protein MLKKLLLLYENSILYTEKPETPPEHLYVLYHDVENEWIGIPKTEVSEKELTLLKTLYTLMDDQPSISTSTANGWYDFLLLDGPPPRYPSDSHFRLIQFHLNKNVTSQIEMESALKGFFTEEVSIIWESPRRGIVIEEKKQISLTEEELISMSETLESDFYVKISFFIGKFYPISDQLPLQFHQEKEYFSFGMSYLDTHDIYTFEHVFPSYLSSQLPIELKDQAMKGISEVFMEDSDLFSTIKVFLENNLNASLTAKKLYIHRNTLQYRIDKFTEKTGIGLKDFYGAFTVFFACLLFEQNHRK; encoded by the coding sequence ATGTTGAAAAAATTATTGTTACTTTATGAAAATTCTATTCTGTATACTGAGAAACCAGAGACACCTCCTGAACATTTATATGTACTTTATCATGACGTTGAGAATGAATGGATTGGGATTCCTAAGACGGAGGTTAGTGAAAAAGAATTGACCTTATTAAAAACCCTCTATACATTAATGGATGATCAACCTTCCATTAGCACATCAACTGCCAATGGCTGGTATGATTTTTTATTGTTAGACGGACCACCCCCACGATACCCATCTGATTCTCATTTTCGTTTGATTCAATTCCATCTTAACAAGAATGTTACAAGTCAAATTGAAATGGAATCCGCATTAAAAGGGTTCTTCACAGAAGAAGTCAGTATCATTTGGGAAAGTCCAAGGCGTGGAATTGTTATTGAAGAGAAAAAGCAAATTTCTTTAACAGAAGAAGAATTAATATCCATGTCAGAGACATTGGAAAGTGATTTTTATGTCAAGATTTCTTTCTTTATTGGCAAATTCTATCCAATCTCTGATCAGCTTCCTTTACAATTTCATCAGGAGAAAGAATATTTCTCTTTTGGAATGTCCTATTTAGATACCCATGATATATATACCTTTGAGCATGTTTTTCCATCATATTTGTCTTCACAATTGCCAATCGAGTTAAAAGATCAAGCTATGAAAGGAATTTCTGAAGTTTTTATGGAGGACTCAGACCTATTCTCGACAATAAAGGTTTTTCTTGAAAACAATTTAAATGCCAGTTTGACAGCTAAAAAATTATACATTCATAGGAATACTCTTCAATACCGGATTGATAAGTTTACGGAGAAAACGGGCATTGGATTAAAAGACTTTTATGGAGCCTTTACAGTATTCTTTGCATGTCTACTTTTTGAGCAAAATCATAGAAAATAA
- a CDS encoding ABC transporter ATP-binding protein, with amino-acid sequence MAELKLDHIYKIYDNKVTAVKDFNLHIEDKEFIVFVGPSGCGKSTTLRMIAGLEDISKGDFYIDGKRVNDVAPKDRDIAMVFQNYALYPHMSVYDNMAFGLKLRKFPKDEIDRRVKEAAKILGLEAYLTRKPKALSGGQRQRVALGRAIVRDAKVFLMDEPLSNLDAKLRVQMRAEIAKLHRRLDTTTIYVTHDQTEAMTMATRLVVMKDGIIQQVGSPKEVYEKPENVFVGGFIGSPAMNFFNGKLEEGKFVIGKTSIAVPEGKMKFLREQGYVGKSIILGVRPEDIHDEPVFIDASAGTKISATIDVAELTGAELMVYSSLADQDFVARLDSRADVHPGDTVDLAFDLNKAHFFDAESEVRIRP; translated from the coding sequence GTGGCAGAACTTAAATTAGACCATATTTATAAAATTTATGATAACAAGGTAACAGCAGTTAAAGACTTTAACCTACACATTGAAGATAAGGAATTTATCGTATTCGTTGGACCATCTGGATGCGGTAAATCTACTACCCTTCGAATGATCGCTGGACTCGAAGATATTTCAAAAGGTGATTTTTACATTGACGGAAAAAGAGTAAACGATGTCGCTCCAAAGGATCGTGACATTGCGATGGTTTTCCAAAACTATGCTCTTTATCCACACATGAGTGTATACGATAACATGGCTTTCGGTTTAAAGCTTCGTAAATTTCCTAAAGATGAAATCGATCGTCGAGTAAAAGAAGCTGCAAAAATCCTAGGATTAGAAGCTTACTTAACACGTAAGCCAAAGGCTCTTTCAGGTGGTCAGCGTCAACGTGTTGCTTTAGGACGTGCGATTGTACGTGATGCGAAAGTATTCTTGATGGACGAACCATTATCAAACCTTGACGCAAAACTTCGTGTACAAATGCGTGCTGAAATTGCCAAGCTTCACCGCCGTTTAGATACTACAACAATCTATGTTACGCATGACCAAACAGAAGCAATGACAATGGCAACTAGATTAGTCGTTATGAAAGACGGTATCATTCAGCAAGTTGGTTCACCAAAAGAAGTATATGAAAAACCTGAGAATGTTTTCGTAGGCGGATTTATTGGTTCACCTGCTATGAACTTCTTTAATGGTAAGCTAGAAGAAGGTAAGTTTGTAATCGGTAAAACTTCTATCGCTGTTCCTGAAGGAAAAATGAAATTCCTTCGCGAACAAGGGTACGTTGGAAAATCAATTATCCTTGGAGTGCGTCCAGAAGACATTCATGATGAACCAGTATTCATTGATGCATCTGCTGGTACAAAAATCTCTGCAACGATTGATGTAGCTGAGTTAACTGGAGCTGAACTAATGGTTTATTCTTCTCTTGCTGACCAAGATTTCGTAGCTCGTCTTGATTCACGTGCAGATGTTCACCCTGGCGATACTGTAGACCTTGCTTTTGATTTAAACAAAGCTCATTTCTTTGATGCAGAATCAGAAGTTAGAATTCGTCCTTAA